From the genome of Nicotiana sylvestris chromosome 2, ASM39365v2, whole genome shotgun sequence, one region includes:
- the LOC104218210 gene encoding cellulose synthase A catalytic subunit 8 [UDP-forming], which yields MMESGVPICNICGEQVGLANSNGEVFVACHECNYPVCKSCLHYEIKEGRNACLRCATPYNEGLTMADGENEHESSTNHTTTASHLNTGQDVGVHARNISTVSTVDSEYHDDSGNPIWKNRVESWKEKKNKKKKTQSKTVAQEAEVPPEQQMEEKPQSADAAEPLSRIIPVPKSQIAPYRIVIIIRFIVLCLFFHYRVTHPVESAYPLWLISVICEIWFAFSWVLDQFPKWSPINRETYIDRLSARFEREGEPCQLAPVDFFVSTVDPMKEPPLITANTVLSILAVDYPVEKVSCYVSDDGGSMLTFESLAETSEFARKWVPFCKKFSIEPRAPEFYFSQKFDYLKDKVQPSFVKERRAMKREYEEYKVRVNALVAKAQKTPEDGWTMADGTPWPGNNPRDHPGMIQVFLGHSGSHDIEGNELPRLVYVSREKRPGYQHHKKAGAENALIRVSAVLTNAPYILNLDCDHYVNNSKAIREAMCFLMDPQVGRDVCYVQFPQRFDGIDKSDRYANRNIVFFDVNMKGLDGIQGPVYVGTGCCFNRQALYGYSPSNLPTLPKSSSSCSCCCRRKKPAKEKDLTEVYREAKREDLNSAIFNLREIENYDEHERSLLISQMSFEKTFGMSSVFIESTLMENGGVPDSVNPSILIREAIHVIGCGYEEKTAWGKEIGWIYGSVTEDILTGFKMQCRGWRSIYCMPLRPAFKGSAPINLSDRLHQVLRWALGSVEIFLSRHCPLWYGFGGGRLKWLQRLAYTNTIVYPFTSLPLIAYCTIPAVCLLTGKFIIPTLSNVASILFLGLFLSIIVTGVLELRWSGIGIEDWWRNEQFWVIGGVSAHLFAVFQGFLKMLAGIDTNFTVTAKAADDGEFGDLYIFKWTTVLIPPTTILILNLVGVVAGFSDALNKGYEAWGPLFGKVFFSFWVILHLYPFLKGLMGRQNRTPTIVVLWSVLLASVFSLVWVKINPFVSKDDPAAMAQNCISIDC from the exons ATGATGGAGTCAGGGGTTCCGATATGTAACATTTGTGGCGAACAAGTGGGGTTAGCTAATTCCAATGGTGAAGTCTTTGTGGCTTGTCATGAGTGCAATTATCCTGTTTGTAAGTCTTGTTTGCATTATGAGATCAAAGAAGGGCGCAATGCATGTTTACGCTGTGCAACTCCTTATAATG AGGGCTTGACAATGGCTGATGGAGAAAATGAGCATGAATCTTCTACTAACCATACTACAACGGCTTCTCATCTTAATACTGGTCAG GATGTTGGAGTTCATGCTAGAAATATCAGTACTGTTTCAACTGTGGACAGTG AATATCATGATGACTCTGGGAATCCAATATGGAAGAATAGAGTGGAAAGttggaaggaaaagaaaaacaagaaaaagaagaccCAAAGTAAGACTGTTGCACAAGAAGCTGAAGTTCCACCTGAGCAGCAGATGGAAGAAAAGCCACA GTCAGCAGATGCTGCAGAGCCACTTTCAAGAATCATTCCTGTACCGAAATCTCAAATTGCTCCATACAGAATCGTGATTATCATCCGATTTATAGTTCTGTGCCTTTTCTTCCACTATAGAGTAACACATCCAGTTGAAAGTGCCTATCCTCTGTGGCTTATTTCTGTTATTTGTGAGATCTGGTTCGCTTTCTCTTGGGTGTTGGATCAGTTCCCTAAATGGTCTCCTATCAACCGAGAGACATATATTGACAGGCTATCTGCAAG GTTTGAAAGGGAGGGAGAACCTTGTCAGCTTGCGCCAGTGGATTTCTTTGTCAGTACAGTTGATCCTATGAAAGAACCTCCTTTGATTACTGCCAACACAGTTCTCTCAATCCTTGCAGTTGACTATCCTGTCGAGAAAGTTTCCTGCTATGTATCTGATGATGGTGGCTCAATGCTTACATTTGAGTCACTAGCTGAGACTTCTGAATTTGCAAGGAAATGGGTACCATTCTGCAAGAAATTTTCAATTGAACCACGTGCACCTGAGTTCTACTTCTCGCAGAAGTTTGATTACTTGAAAGACAAGGTGCAGCCTTCTTTTGTCAAGGAGCGCAGAGCAATGAAG AGAGAATATGAAGAGTATAAAGTGAGGGTAAATGCTTTAGTTGCGAAGGCTCAGAAAACACCCGAGGATGGCTGGACCATGGCCGATGGAACTCCTTGGCCGGGAAACAACCCGCGTGATCATCCTGGAATGATTCAG GTTTTCTTGGGACATAGTGGTTCAcatgacattgaaggaaatgaacTTCCACGACTCGTTTATGTCTCAAGAGAGAAAAGACCTGGTTATCAGCACCACAAAAAAGCTGGTGCTGAAAATGCTCTG ATAAGGGTGTCTGCAGTTCTCACAAATGCACCCTACATTCTCAATCTTGACTGTGATCACTACGTCAATAACAGCAAAGCCATTCGTGAGGCTATGTGTTTCCTAATGGATCCACAAGTTGGCAGAGACGTCTGTTATGTGCAGTTCCCTCAGAGATTTGATGGGATTGATAAAAGTGACAGATATGCTAACAGAAACATAGTCTTCTTTGAT GTTAACATGAAAGGTTTGGATGGCATCCAAGGACCTGTGTATGTCGGTACAGGATGTTGTTTCAATAGGCAAGCACTTTATGGTTATAGTCCTTCTAACCTGCCTACATTACCCAAATCATCTTCATCTTGTTCTTGCTGCTGTCGCCGCAAGAAACCAGCCAAAGAGAAGGATCTTACTGAGGTATATCGTGAGGCAAAAAGAGAAGATCTAAATTCTGCAATCTTCAACCTAAGAGAAATTGAAA ATTATGACGAGCATGAGAGATCCTTGCTTATCTCTCAGATGAGTTTTGAGAAAACATTTGGCATGTCATCCGTGTTTATCGAGTCTACGTTGATGGAAAATGGAGGAGTACCTGATTCTGTCAATCCCTCGATACTGATTAGGGAAGCAATTCATGTTATCGGCTGTGGTTATGAGGAGAAAACAGCATGGGGAAAAGAA ATTGGTTGGATATATGGTTCAGTGACAGAAGATATCTTGACTGGATTCAAGATGCAGTGCAGGGGATGGAGATCAATATACTGCATGCCATTGAGGCCTGCTTTCAAAGGGTCAGCTCCTATCAACTTGTCAGACAGGTTGCACCAAGTTCTTCGATGGGCTCTTGGATCGGTGGAGATTTTCTTGAGTAGGCATTGCCCTTTGTGGTATGGATTTGGAGGCGGCCGCCTCAAATGGCTCCAAAGACTTGCCTACACCAACACCATTGTCTATCCTTTCACTTCTCTTCCCCTCATTGCTTACTGTACTATTCCTGCTGTTTGCCTTCTTACAGGAAAATTCATCATTCCTACG CTATCAAACGTTGCGAGTATACTGTTCCTTGGTCTTTTCCTTTCCATTATAGTGACAGGTGTGCTCGAGCTACGATGGAGTGGTATAGGCATAGAGGACTGGTGGCGTAACGAGCAGTTTTGGGTGATTGGAGGTGTCTCTGCCCATCTCTTTGCAGTTTTCCAAGGATTCCTCAAAATGCTTGCCGGTATAGACACAAACTTCACGGTGACAGCCAAAGCTGCAGATGATGGAGAGTTTGGCGATCTCTACATCTTCAAATGGACAACAGTCTTGATCCCTCCAACCACAATTCTCATTCTTAACTTAGTTGGTGTTGTTGCTGGTTTCTCTGATGCACTCAACAAAGGATATGAAGCTTGGGGGCCTTTATTTGGCAAAGTTTTCTTCTCATTTTGGGTGATCCTTCATCTTTATCCATTCCTCAAAGGTCTCATGGGACGCCAAAATCGAACACCAACCATTGTTGTGCTATGGTCTGTGCTCTTGGCTTCTGTTTTTTCACTTGTTTGGGTCAAGATTAATCCATTTGTCTCCAAAGATGATCCTGCAGCTATGGCTCAAAACTGCATTTCCATTGATTGTTGA